In Tripterygium wilfordii isolate XIE 37 chromosome 15, ASM1340144v1, whole genome shotgun sequence, one DNA window encodes the following:
- the LOC120016210 gene encoding ethylene-responsive transcription factor ERN1-like yields MARKRKVGDFVQERNSGESNMGWDDMVKEATAAAAVGGARKRYVGVRQRPSGRWVAEIKDTIQKIRVWLGTFDTAEEAARAYDEAACLLRGANTRTNFWPCSPSSSSTPALPSKISNLLLERLKARNNSCAASSPTSPAINQQEEQQPKEYKEEEEETDFSNSFTDFLNDPDDYGFCNNNNGNISASSIDYMTTSLESCLTEKEDSGSKEMDLDCCWNDAAQTYSGDSNLGGGGEEDGEEEEEEGTDIVALDFNFLDDVGSSYYYSPFEIAEEIEEPVEPEYCGDEPSMLRAAMKRMKYERKFSASLYAFNGIPECLKLRLASQNVKGRARSDHLTKLQKACDDYKEEERNANEDNTEVMKKQEENQQSSEDMGSSSSLSNDSEFSLWSSLDLPPICFVN; encoded by the coding sequence ATGGCTAGGAAGAGAAAGGTGGGTGACTTTGTGCAGGAGAGAAATTCTGGTGAAAGCAACATGGGTTGGGATGACATGGTGAAGGAAGCTACTGCTGCAGCAGCAGTGGGAGGAGCTAGAAAGCGTTATGTTGGTGTACGACAGAGGCCATCAGGGAGGTGGGTGGCTGAGATCAAAGACACCATACAGAAGATAAGGGTGTGGTTGGGCACGTTTGATACTGCAGAGGAAGCAGCCAGAGCCTATGATGAGGCTGCTTGCTTGCTTCGCGGTGCCAACACTCGGACAAACTTTTGGCCTTGTTCTCCATCGTCTTCTTCAACTCCAGCTCTTCCCTCAAAGATTTCTAACCTTCTTCTCGAAAGGCTCAAAGCAAGAAACAATTCTTGCGCCGCTTCTTCACCTACTTCTCCGGCGATCAACCAGCAAGAAGAGCAACAGCCAAAGGagtacaaagaagaagaagaagaaacagactTTTCAAATTCGTTCACAGATTTCCTCAATGATCCTGATGATTATGGTTTTTGTAACAATAACAATGGCAACATCAGTGCAAGTAGTATTGACTACATGACAACAAGTCTTGAGTCATGTTTGACAGAGAAAGAAGATAGTGGGAGTAAAGAAATGGATTTGGATTGTTGCTGGAATGATGCGGCACAGACTTATAGCGGTGATAGTAACTTGGGAgggggaggagaagaagatggagaagaagaagaagaagaagggactGATATAGTGGCCTTGGATTTTAACTTCTTGGACGATGTTGGATCATCATATTACTACTCTCCTTTCGAGATTGCAGAGGAGATTGAGGAACCAGTGGAGCCTGAATACTGCGGTGATGAACCTTCAATGCTCAGGGCTGCAATGAAGAGGATGAAGTATGAAAGGAAATTCTCGGCTTCTCTCTATGCTTTCAACGGGATACCTGAGTGCTTGAAATTGAGACTTGCATCACAAAATGTGAAGGGGAGAGCAAGGTCTGATCACTTAACCAAACTTCAAAAAGCATGTGATGATTATAAAGAGGAGGAGAGGAATGCAAATGAAGATAATACAGAAGTCATGAAGAAACAGGAGGAAAACCAACAGAGTTCAGAGGATATGGGGTCATCTTCTTCCTTGAGCAATGACAGTGAATTTTCACTCTGGAGCTCTTTGGATCTGCCTCCTATTTGCTTTGTTAACTGA
- the LOC120017168 gene encoding probable WRKY transcription factor 4, translating to MAENKETSTEQPPQPKRPTITLPPRPSMDTLFTGGFSPGPMTLVYNFFGDNNAYPDSDYRSFTQLLAGAMASPLASTPRPPLFADRPVNHEGDGAGGTEKNFGFKQSRPMNLVVARSPMFTVPPGLSPSGLLNSPGFFPPQSPFGMSHQQALAQVTAEAVLAQSHMHMQAQHQPSSVAGPVVSSTHHSFFNHDEALQQQQMPLSTSDPQGSTIESLEISHSDRKIQPPISIDKPGDDGFNWRKYGQKPIKGCEYPRSYYKCTQPNCPVKKKVERSSEGLITEIIYKGQHNHEKPQQSRRGKDGTDVDGNINPPSKPEFSLQASAGNSNNSREDVPAHAFLGRELESAPAAAAPSPGPSDSEGAGYAETREEERDDNEPNPKRRNTNEGASSVVVSEKTVTEPKIIVQTRSEVDLLDDGYRWRKYGQKVVKGNPHPRSYYKCTSAGCNVRKHVERASTDAKAVITTYEGKHNHNVPAAKNSSHNAANNSATQSKQHNSLLNRIDFRNNDQRAAVLRLKEEHVRL from the exons aTGGCAGAGAATAAAGAGACCAGTACAGAACAACCACCACAACCAAAACGACCCACAATTACTCTCCCGCCGCGCCCTTCCATGGACACCCTTTTCACTGGTGGGTTCAGCCCTGGACCCATGACTCTCGTCTATAACTTTTTCGGTGATAACAACGCCTACCCTGATTCTGACTACCGTTCCTTCACTCAGCTCCTCGCCGGAGCCATGGCCTCCCCTCTCGCATCCACACCGAGGCCACCCTTGTTCGCCGACAGACCTGTTAATCATGAAGGAGATGGTGCTGGTGGGACTGAGAAGAATTTTGGGTTCAAGCAGAGCAGACCCATGAATTTGGTGGTCGCTCGGTCTCCTATGTTTACTGTTCCTCCTGGATTGAGCCCCTCtgggttgctcaactctccggGGTTTTTTCCTCCCCAG AGTCCTTTTGGTATGTCCCACCAGCAAGCATTGGCACAGGTTACTGCTGAAGCTGTGCTAGCCCAATCTCATATGCACATGCAAGCGCAACACCAGCCTTCTTCAGTAGCAGGTCCTGTAGTGTCATCCACACATCATTCATTCTTCAATCATGACGAGGCCTTGCAACAACAGCAGATGCCTCTCTCAACCTCAGACCCACAGGGTTCCACGATAGAATCGTTAGAGATCTCTCATTCTGACAGGAAAATCCAACCTCCTATTTCCATTGATAAGCCTGGTGACGATGGCTTCAACTGGCGTAAATATGGACAGAAGCCAATTAAGGGCTGTGAGTATCCTCGAAGTTATTACAAGTGTACACAACCAAATTGCCCGGTTAAAAAGAAGGTTGAACGGTCTAGTGAGGGCCTAATAACTGAGATTATATATAAGGGTCAGCACAACCATGAAAAGCCGCAACAGAGCAGGCGTGGAAAAGATGGGACTGATGTAGATGGGAACATCAATCCTCCGAGTAAGCCTGAGTTTTCTTTGCAAGCTTCAGCTGGCAATTCGAACAACTCGAGGGAAGATGTGCCTGCTCATGCATTTCTTGGGAGAGAACTGGAATCTGCTCCTGCAGCTGCTGCGCCATCGCCTGGACCAAGTGACAGTGAGGGAGCTGGTTATGCAGaaacaagagaagaagagagggaTGATAATGAGCCAAATCCGAAAAGAAG GAACACAAATGAAGGGGCATCTTCAGTGGTTGTGTCAGAGAAGACAGTCACGGAGCCGAAAATCATTGTGCAAACAAGAAGTGAAGTTGATCTTTTGGATGATGGCTACAGATGGCGAAAGTATGGCCAGAAAGTAGTAAAAGGGAATCCTCATCCAAG GAGCTATTACAAATGCACCAGTGCTGGATGCAACGTCCGTAAGCATGTAGAGAGGGCTTCAACAGATGCCAAAGCTGTCATAACTACTTATGAAGGAAAACATAATCACAATGTTCCGGCAGCTAAAAACAGCAGCCACAATGCGGCTAACAACAGCGCAACGCAGTCAAAGCAGCACAATTCCTTGCTTAACAGGATCGACTTCAGAAACAATGACCAAAGAGCAGCTGTTTTGCGACTAAAAGAAGAGCATGTAAGACTGTGA